Proteins from a single region of Fusobacterium gonidiaformans ATCC 25563:
- a CDS encoding acyl-CoA dehydrogenase, producing MEFNIPKTHELFRQMIREFVEKEVKPLATELDEEERFPVETVKKMAEIGIMGIPIPTQYGGAGGDNLMYAMAVEELSRACGTTGVVVSAHTSLGSWPILKFGTEAQKQKYLPKMASGEWIGAFGLTEPNAGTDASGQQTTAVFDEEKQEWIINGSKIFITNAGYAHVYVVFAMTDKSKGVKGISAFIIESGTPGFSIGKKEKKLGIRGSATCELIFEDVRIPKENLLGDLGKGFKIAMMTLDGGRIGIASQALGLAQGALDEAVQYVKERKQFGRALSKFQNTAFQLANMEVKVEASRLLVYKAAWNESNHLPYTVDAARAKLFAAETAMEVTTKAVQLFGGYGYTREYPVERMMRDAKITEIYEGTSEVQRMVISGNLLK from the coding sequence ATGGAATTCAATATACCTAAAACACATGAACTTTTTAGACAAATGATAAGAGAATTCGTTGAAAAAGAAGTAAAACCTTTAGCAACTGAATTAGACGAAGAAGAAAGATTCCCAGTAGAAACCGTTAAAAAAATGGCTGAAATTGGAATTATGGGAATCCCTATTCCTACACAATATGGTGGAGCAGGTGGAGATAATTTAATGTATGCTATGGCAGTAGAAGAATTATCAAGAGCTTGTGGAACTACTGGAGTTGTTGTATCTGCACATACTTCTCTAGGAAGCTGGCCAATTTTAAAATTTGGTACAGAAGCTCAAAAACAAAAATACCTACCAAAAATGGCAAGTGGAGAATGGATTGGAGCTTTCGGATTAACAGAACCAAATGCTGGAACTGACGCAAGTGGACAACAAACAACTGCTGTTTTTGACGAAGAAAAACAAGAATGGATTATAAATGGATCAAAAATTTTCATTACAAACGCAGGATATGCTCATGTATATGTAGTTTTTGCTATGACTGATAAATCTAAGGGAGTAAAAGGAATTTCTGCTTTCATTATCGAATCAGGAACTCCAGGATTCTCTATTGGTAAAAAAGAAAAGAAATTAGGAATCAGAGGATCAGCAACTTGTGAATTGATTTTTGAAGATGTAAGAATTCCAAAAGAAAACTTATTGGGAGACTTAGGAAAAGGATTCAAAATTGCTATGATGACTCTAGATGGAGGAAGAATCGGAATCGCTTCTCAAGCTTTAGGATTAGCACAAGGTGCTTTAGATGAAGCTGTACAATATGTAAAAGAAAGAAAACAATTTGGAAGAGCTTTGTCTAAATTCCAAAATACTGCATTCCAATTAGCAAATATGGAAGTAAAAGTAGAAGCTTCTAGACTTCTTGTTTACAAAGCTGCATGGAACGAATCAAATCACTTACCATATACAGTAGATGCTGCAAGAGCAAAATTATTTGCTGCTGAAACTGCTATGGAAGTAACTACAAAAGCAGTTCAATTATTTGGAGGATATGGATACACAAGAGAATATCCAGTAGAAAGAATGATGAGAGATGCTAAGATTACTGAAATTTATGAAGGAACTTCAGAAGTTCAAAGAATGGTAATCTCAGGAAACTTATTAAAATAA
- a CDS encoding electron transfer flavoprotein subunit beta/FixA family protein, whose amino-acid sequence MKIVVCIKQVPDTTEIKLDPVKGTLIRDGVPSIMNPDDKAGLEEALKLKDLYGAKVTVVTMGPPQAEAILREAYAMGVDNAILITDRKFGGADTLATSNTIAAAIKKIVNEDGCDLIIAGRQAIDGDTAQVGPQIAEHLGLPQVSYVKEMKYDEADKSLTIKRVVEDGYYLLKVSTPALVTVLAEANQPRYMRVKGIVEAFDKPITTWGFADIDIDEKIIGLAGSPTKVKKSFTKGAKAAGEVFEVEAKEAAQMILEKLKEKFVI is encoded by the coding sequence ATGAAAATAGTCGTTTGTATAAAACAAGTTCCAGATACAACAGAAATTAAACTAGATCCAGTAAAAGGGACTCTTATTAGAGATGGAGTACCTAGTATTATGAACCCAGATGACAAAGCTGGATTAGAAGAAGCATTAAAATTAAAAGACTTATACGGAGCAAAAGTTACTGTAGTAACTATGGGACCTCCTCAAGCAGAAGCTATTTTAAGAGAAGCTTATGCAATGGGTGTAGATAATGCTATCTTAATTACAGATAGAAAGTTTGGAGGAGCAGATACTTTAGCAACTTCAAATACAATTGCAGCTGCAATTAAAAAAATCGTAAATGAAGATGGATGCGATTTAATCATCGCCGGAAGACAAGCAATCGATGGAGATACTGCACAAGTAGGACCACAAATTGCTGAACATTTAGGACTTCCACAAGTTTCTTATGTAAAAGAAATGAAATATGACGAAGCAGATAAATCTTTAACAATCAAAAGAGTTGTAGAAGATGGATACTATTTATTAAAAGTATCTACACCTGCATTAGTAACTGTTCTTGCTGAAGCAAACCAACCAAGATATATGAGAGTAAAAGGAATCGTAGAAGCTTTCGATAAACCAATTACTACTTGGGGATTTGCTGACATCGATATTGATGAAAAAATCATTGGATTAGCAGGATCACCTACGAAAGTTAAAAAATCATTCACTAAGGGAGCAAAAGCTGCCGGTGAAGTATTTGAAGTAGAAGCAAAAGAAGCTGCTCAAATGATTCTTGAAAAATTAAAAGAAAAATTCGTAATCTAA